A DNA window from Arachis duranensis cultivar V14167 chromosome 3, aradu.V14167.gnm2.J7QH, whole genome shotgun sequence contains the following coding sequences:
- the LOC107481882 gene encoding TPR repeat-containing thioredoxin TDX — protein MESGKILELRQLIEACKSNPSFIHDPSLSFFKSYLLSLGARIPPNPKTEPVDVDDIVESDIDLDDSDLVEPDNDPPLKMGDPNAQVTPDMIDAAQLAKSRAIDYISQNKLDQAVEQLTEAILLNPHSAILYATRASVLLKLKKPNAAVRDADTALKINQDSAKGYKVRGMARAMLGLWEEAASDLHVASKLDYDEDIGMALKKVEPNVRKIEDHRRKYERLRKHKEEKRAELKKQEAAEAQVQEALSALKDGQVIGIHSAIELEKKLNAASKTSRLAILYFTAAWCGPCRFISPVYTNLAGKYPKVVFLKVDIDEAADVAARWNVTSVPTFFFIKNGREVDSVVGADNNALERKIAQHASPL, from the exons ATGGAAAGCGGGAAGATACTAGAGCTGAGGCAATTGATAGAGGCATGCAAGTCCAATCCTTCATTCATCCACGACCCTTCTCTTTCCTTCTTCAAGTCTTATCTTCTCAG CCTGGGTGCTCGCATCCCCCCGAATCCCAAAACG GAACCAGTTGATGTTGATGACATAGTCGAATCTGACATAGACCTCGATGATTCTGATCTTGTTGAACCCGATAATGATCCTCCTCTAAAG ATGGGCGACCCTAACGCTCAAGTAACACCAGACATGATTGATGCTGCACAACTAGCAAAATCAAGGGCCATTGATTATATATCACAAA ATAAGTTGGATCAAGCAGTTGAGCAACTAACAGAAGCTATATTGCTAAACCCACATTCAGCCATACTCTATGCTACCAGAG cTAGTGtcttattgaaattgaagaagccaAATGCTGCTGTCCGTGATGCTGACACTGCACTGAAG ATTAATCAAGACTCAGCCAAAGGATATAAAGTTCGAGGCATGGCAAGGGCCATGCTGGGACTCTGGGAAGAAGCAGCAAGTGATCTTCATGTTGCTTCAAAGTTAGATTATGATGAAGACATTGGTATGGCACTTAAAAAG GTTGAACCTAATGTTCGCAAAATTGAGGACCATAGGAGGAAATATGAACGGTTACGAAAGCATAAGGAGGAGAAAAGAGCAGAACTCAAAAAACAAGAAGCAGCTGAAGCTCAA GTTCAGGAAGCATTGTCTGCTCTGAAAGATG GGCAAGTCATTGGTATTCACTCGGCTATTGAATTGGAAAAGAAGTTGAATGCTGCATCAAAGACATCTCGCCTGGCAATACTGTATTTTACTGCAGCATGGTGTGGCCCCTGTCGATTTATTTCCCCTGTTTATACAAACTTGGCAGGAAAGTACCCAAAAGTTGTTTTTCTAAAGGTTGACATAGATGAGGCAGCAGATGTTGCTGCACGTTGGAATGTCACCAGTGTTCCTacatttttctttataaaaaacgGCAGAGAGGTTGATAGTGTGGTGGGGGCTGACAACAATGCACTTGAAAGGAAGATTGCACAACATGCCAGCCCTCTTTAA
- the LOC107481880 gene encoding probable inactive receptor kinase At1g48480, with the protein MVALANAIVATVLVLVLVAVFPLGKADLASERAALLALRSSVGGRTLFWNATNQSPCNWAGVQCEQGQVVELHLPAVALSGRIPAGIFGNLTHLRTLSLRFNALTGPLPADLASCINLRNLYLQRNLLSGKIPELLFRLPDLVRLNLGFNNFSGGVPAEFNKLSRLRTLYLQNNQLSGPISQLSLPDLEQFNVSNNFLNGSVPDKLQKFPQDSFLGNSLCGRPLKLCPGDDASASSPSGDIPNNKTKKKNKLSGGAIAGIVIGSVVCLLLLVFALILLCRKKSSKKTSAVEVATVKHPEPELPGDKPVDELENGPGPHSNGAHENGYTVAAAAAAAMAAGNGNKAEANGGGGSGAKKLVFFGNSATAGAARPFDLEDLLRASAEVLGKGTFGTAYKAVLEAGPVVAVKRLKDVTISEKEFKEKIESVGAMDHENLVPLRAYYFSRDEKLLVYDYMPIGSLSALLHGNKGAGRTPLNWEIRSGIALGAARGIEYLHSQGTNVSHGNIKSSNILLTKSYDARVSDFGLAHLVGPSSTPNRVAGYRAPEVTDPRKVSQKADVYSFGVLLLELLTGKAPTHAILNEEGVDLPRWVQSVVREEWTSEVFDLELLRYQNVEEEMVQLLQLAVDCAAPYPDKRPSMYQVVQSIEELRRSSLKEDQDQIQTQHDLVEL; encoded by the exons ATGGTGGCACTGGCCAATGCCATTGTGGCCACGGTGCTGGTGCTGGTGCTTGTGGCGGTGTTTCCACTGGGAAAGGCAGATCTGGCATCGGAGCGGGCGGCATTGCTGGCTCTACGGTCCTCCGTCGGCGGCAGAACCCTCTTCTGGAACGCGACCAACCAGAGCCCCTGCAACTGGGCTGGCGTGCAATGCGAGCAGGGTCAGGTGGTGGAGCTCCACCTGCCCGCCGTGGCACTCTCCGGGCGCATTCCGGCGGGAATATTCGGGAACCTGACACACCTTCGCACCCTGAGCCTGCGGTTCAACGCGCTGACGGGACCCCTCCCCGCAGATCTGGCATCGTGCATCAACCTCCGGAACCTGTACCTGCAGCGCAATCTGCTTTCCGGCAAAATCCCAGAGTTGCTGTTCCGGCTGCCGGACCTGGTCCGCCTGAACCTTGGCTTCAACAATTTCTCGGGTGGGGTCCCCGCAGAGTTCAACAAGTTGAGCAGACTTAGAACTCTTTACCTCCAAAACAATCAGCTCTCCGGTCCCATCTCGCAGCTCAGCCTGCCGGACCTCGAGCAGTTCAACGTCTCCAACAACTTCCTCAATGGCTCTGTCCCCGACAAGCTCCAGAAATTCCCCCAAGATTCCTTTCTTGGCAATTCCCTCTGCGGCCGCCCGCTCAAGCTCTGCCCCGGCGACGATGCATCTGCATCTTCTCCTTCCGGCGACATTCCCAATAACAAGaccaagaagaagaacaagttaTCTGGCGGTGCCATTGCTGGAATTGTCATCGGATCCGTCGTGTGTCTTCTGCTGCTCGTATTCGCACTGATTCTTTTGTGTAGGAAGAAGAGTTCCAAGAAGACCAGTGCCGTTGAAGTTGCAACCGTCAAGCATCCGGAGCCCGAACTTCCAGGCGACAAACCAGTGGACGAGTTGGAGAACGGGCCGGGGCCCCACAGTAATGGCGCTCACGAGAATGGGTATACGGTGGCTGCAGCAGCTGCAGCGGCTATGGCGGCAGGGAATGGAAACAAGGCCGAGGCCAACGGCGGCGGTGGTAGTGGAGCCAAGAAGTTGGTGTTTTTTGGTAATTCTGCAACAGCGGGGGCGGCGAGGCCATTTGATCTGGAGGATTTGCTTCGGGCTTCGGCGGAGGTATTGGGGAAAGGTACGTTTGGTACGGCGTACAAGGCGGTTTTGGAGGCAGGGCCGGTGGTGGCTGTGAAGAGGTTGAAGGATGTGACGATTTCCGAGAAGGAGTTCAAGGAGAAGATCGAGTCTGTGGGAGCAATGGATCATGAGAACTTGGTTCCTCTGAGGGCTTATTATTTCAGCAGAGATGAGAAGCTTCTTGTCTATGATTACATGCCCATCGGAAGCTTATCTGCTCTTTTGCATG GAAACAAAGGAGCGGGGAGGACACCTTTAAACTGGGAAATCAGGTCAGGTATTGCACTTGGAGCTGCACGCGGGATTGAATACCTTCACTCACAGGGAACCAATGTTTCTCATGGAAACATTAAGTCCTCTAATATCCTCTTAACCAAGTCCTACGATGCTAGAGTATCTGACTTCGGCCTCGCCCACCTTGTTGGCCCCTCCTCCACCCCTAACCGAGTGGCCGGCTATCGCGCCCCTGAGGTCACTGATCCTCGCAAAGTATCCCAGAAGGCAGATGTGTACAGCTTTGGCGTGCTGCTCTTGGAGCTACTGACCGGGAAAGCACCCACCCATGCTATCCTAAACGAGGAAGGAGTGGACCTCCCTAGATGGGTCCAATCCGTCGTCCGAGAAGAGTGGACTTCGGAGGTATTTGATCTTGAGCTGCTGAGGTACCAGAATGTTGAAGAGGAGATGGTTCAGCTGTTGCAGCTGGCAGTTGATTGCGCAGCACCCTACCCGGATAAGCGCCCTTCCATGTATCAAGTGGTACAGAGCATTGAAGAATTGCGTCGCTCCAGCTTGAAAGAGGATCAGGACCAAATCCAAACCCAACATGATCTTGTAGAGTTATAG
- the LOC107481879 gene encoding potassium transporter 25 → MMDLPPPLCPDDEIFREKVQKKKTWKQEILLSFQIVGVVYGQLSTAPLYVFGTMDAKALASEEVVYELFSFIFWTLTIISLLKYASIVLKADDKGEGGTFALYSLLCRNAKVGLLPSDRSANQIMNCEGRTPSKIRARRVIEKSKICHYLLLFLALFGSCMAIGDAVLTPALSVFSASTGVQRSLSDIIADMYPSSRRARESDTVSNALHRYVTVPAACAILVGLFMLQNCGTRKIGFMFAPIISAWLLFIGVVGIYNIFHWDVKIIYKISPVYVFKFIRNFNYHRWKLLGSIILCVGGSEAMFADLGHFSKKSIKITFICLIYPILVLCYAGQAAYISRNLGARDFNHFSQSMPRHYCKHVFIILSPLASAVGSQATITASFSIIKQCLALNCFPRVKVIHTSKTIHGQIYIPDVNWLLMILSLTVTISFRDMVKIGYAAGLAIICGMLVTTSLMSLIISLCWEKNLSVSACFLLCFGFVEAVYLSACLLQIHKGAWYLLVLLTITMTIMLSWHYGTVKKYEFDMQNKVSTEWLVDVSPGLGIARVPGIGFIYTDIVAGIPAFFSHFITNLPAFHQVLIMVSFKSMPVPYVSEGERYLIGRIGPKDYKIYRCIVRYGYCDHIRDTGDFEEHIIRSIGEFISIEERDIESVDAANATNERMIVVGNSSTTHGHNNALVPLDADEGPAVNNESQISPVPDTECTSKKKRKKVRFMLPVNSPKIMQPCVRKELLDLIDARESGSAYFLGQSHLVVRDGSNFLKRFLIMVYRFSEKNCREPPVALKIPHAALVEVGMVCTI, encoded by the exons ATGATGGATCTTCCTCCTCCACTGTGTCCTGATGATGAAATCTTCCGTGAGAAGGTTCAG aagaagaaaacatggaAGCAAGAGATCCTCCTGTCGTTTCAAATTGTTGGAGTAGTTTATGGTCAACTTAGCACTGCACCCTTATATGTGTTCGGTACAATGGATGCGAAAGCTCTTGCATCGGAGGAGGTCGTTTATGAACTCTTCTCCTTCATTTTCTGGACTTTGACAATCATTTCTTTGCTTAAGTATGCCTCTATAGTGCTCAAGGCTGATGATAAAGGAGAGG GTGGTACGTTTGCGTTGTACTCGCTATTGTGTAGAAATGCAAAAGTTGGCCTGCTCCCTAGTGATAGAAGTGCCAATCAGATTATGAATTGTGAGGGGAGAACTccttcaaagatcagagcaagaagGGTCATTGAGAAAAGCAAGATCTGTCACTATTTACTGTTGTTCTTAGCCCTCTTTGGTTCCTGTATGGCCATTGGGGATGCAGTGCTCACTCCAGCTCTTTCAG TGTTTTCAGCTTCTACTGGCGTTCAGAGATCCTTATCTGATATAATAGCAGACATGT ATCCATCGTCACGCCGTGCTCGCGAGTCAGACACAGTGTCTAATGCCTTACACAGAT ATGTAACTGTTCCCGCTGCGTGTGCTATATTGGTTGGCTTGTTCATGTTGCAGAACTGTGGGACGCGTAAAATTGGCTTCATGTTTGCTCCAATTATTTCTGCTTGGCTCTTGTTTATTGGAGTGGTGggaatttataatattttccaTTGGGATGtcaaaatcatttataaaatatCCCCGGTATACGTCTTCAAATTTATCAGAAATTTCAATTATCACAGATGGAAATTGTTAGGAAGCATCATTCTATGCGTGGGAG GATCAGAGGCAATGTTTGCAGACCTAGGCCATTTCTCCAAGAAATCAATTAAA ATTACATTTATATGCTTGATCTACCCGATTCTTGTTTTATGCTATGCCGGTCAGGCTGCATATATCTCCAGGAATTTAGGTGCTAGAGATTTCAACCATTTTAGTCAATCTATGCCAC GTCATTATTGCAAACATGTGTTCATAATATTATCCCCACTTGCTTCAGCAGTAGGAAGCCAGGCAACCATCACAGCGAGTTTCTCCATCATCAAACAGTGCTTGGCATTAAACTGCTTTCCCAGAGTGAAAGTGATTCACACATCAAAAACAATACACGGCCAGATTTACATTCCTGATGTCAACTGGCTACTGATGATTCTCAGTCTCACCGTCACAATTAGTTTCAGAGACATGGTGAAGATTGGCTATGCAGCAGGTTTGGCTATAATTTGCGGAATGCTTGTAACAACTAGTCTCATGTCACTTATCATCTCATTGTGTTGGGAGAAGAACTTGAGCGTATCCGCGTGCTTTCTGCTATGCTTTGGTTTTGTTGAGGCGGTGTATCTCTCTGCTTGTCTGCTACAGATTCACAAGGGAGCCTGGTATCTGCTTGTTCTTTTGACAATCACAATGACAATCATGCTCTCGTGGCACTATGGAACTGTCAAGAAGTATGAGTTTGATATGCAAAACAAGGTCTCAACAGAATGGCTCGTAGATGTGAGTCCGGGCCTCGGGATAGCCAGGGTCCCTGGGATTGGCTTTATCTACACCGACATTGTAGCAGGAATCCCGGCTTTCTTCTCACACTTCATTACTAATCTTCCCGCCTTCCATCAAGTCCTGATCATGGTATCCTTCAAGTCTATGCCGGTGCCTTATGTCTCCGAAGGCGAAAGGTATCTCATAGGCCGGATTGGCCCAAAAGATTACAAGATTTACCGCTGCATCGTCAGATATGGATACTGCGATCACATCAGGGATACTGGCGACTTTGAGGAGCACATCATTCGTTCCATAGGGGAATTCATTTCCATTGAGGAGAGAGATATTGAATCCGTGGATGCCGCCAACGCCACAAATGAAAGAATGATTGTTGTAGGGAATTCTTCAACAACGCATGGACATAACAATGCTCTAGTTCCTCTGGATGCAGATGAGGGTCCAGCGGTGAACAATGAATCTCAGATCAGTCCAGTTCCTGACACGGAGTGTACAAGCAAGAAGAAGCGAAAGAAGGTTCGGTTCATGCTGCCTGTTAATAGTCCTAAAATAATGCAGCCATGTGTGAGGAAGGAACTTTTGGACCTAATTGATGCCAGGGAGAGCGGTAGTGCCTATTTCTTGGGCCAATCGCACCTAGTGGTGCGTGACGGCTCAAACTTTCTCAAGAGATTCTTAATCATGGTGTATCGTTTTAGTGAGAAAAACTGTCGAGAGCCTCCCGTAGCTCTCAAAATCCCTCATGCTGCTCTTGTAGAAGTTGGTATGGTATGTACTATATAG